The window tttTGTTGGTAGTCCAATATTTGTTAATGGTAAAAgaattaatataatacaaCCACTTTGGATGCTTGATTCAAAAGATATAACTGCTGAACAACATTCTGAATTTTATCGTTATATATCAAATTCATATGATGcaccaaaatttatattacattATAAAGCTGATGTACCATTATCAATACgtgcattattatattttcctgATGATAAACCTGGTTTATTTGAACAAAGTCGTGATACAGCAGCTGGTGTATCATTGTACAGTAGAAAAGTATTGATTAAAAGTAAAGctgataatttattaccaAAATGGTTACGTTTTGTCAAAGGTGTTGTTGATTCTGAAGATATACCATTAAATTTATCTCGTGAATTGTTACAAAATAGTGCACTTATTACgtaagtattatttatataatacaagttttttttttagaaaaaacaaatgaataattttgtcCTTATATTGCAGTAAATTGAGAAACGTTTTAACTGGAAGaatattaaagtttttaaatgaacgttcaataaaacaagttaatgattataatgaattttataaggattatggattatttttcaaagaagGAATTGTTACGAGTCATGAACAATCAGAGAAAGAAGCTATTGCTAAACTTTTACGCTTTGAATCATCAGCAAATCCAGGAGAACTTGTTAGTTTACCAGAATATTGTAAAAGACTTTCAGCTGAACAAAAAGATATTTACTATTTGGCAGCACCaaggtaaatataaaactttttatttgttgtattatttttaattaacaatgtaaatatgttaatttaatttttgttaatagtCGTGCACTTGCTGAACAATCACCATACTatgaatcatttaaaaaacgtAATTATGAAGTACTATTTTGTTATGAGCCATATGATGAACTTGTATTGATGCAACTTGGACGTTATGAAACAAGATTTTTAACATCTGTTGAAAAAGAAATGCGTCAAGATACTCAATCAACAGAAGACAATGCTATTGGTATGTaatatagaattaaatttcaattgtaaataattattaattaaatttttattatttagattctataaataaagaacaaattgATAAACTTCTTGGCTATATCAAAGGTGTACTTGCTAAAAAAGCATCTGAAGTTAAAACAACAAATCGTCTTGAATCACATCCTTGTGTTATTACTGTCCAAGATATGGCAAGTGCTAGACATTTTATTAGAACACAAAGTAATCAATTAAATGAAGAAACAAGATATACTTTACTTCAGCCACGTTTTGAAATTAATCCAAATCATCCAATTATGAAAAAACTTACTGGTCTTATTGATAAAGAACCAAAATTAGCTGAACTTTTAACACAAcaggtattttaaattttcgttatgtaatttaatcaataataatttaatatttttaaatgtaaattaattaaaaataatttattttttagctttttacGAGTGCTATGGTTGGTGCTGGTCTTGTTGAAGATCCAAGGATACTATTGACGTCaatgaatgaattattaacactcgcattggaaaaatattaaacctaAATTGTTACATTTTCTATTTCCatttagttttaattattttttttattttttaatttctttgcaagttttttttatcctcaaaATTGATGTTAATcagtttaaaaaacaaaaatgaaacttaataaattcattgataacAAATGAAGactttaaatatacaattttttaaatgaaaatattaaaactttaagcatgttttaaaagtaattaaataataaatagaataatttttttatttgtactgAATTATTGTATactaacataattatttaatattgttggtaaataaattcagtgaaaaatcaattttcaaagGCTCTTCAAGTTGAGGTGGTGGATATACCATATGTAAATTGACTTAAGGTCAGTGCAGTTATAGTCAATGCCCATATCGATTACAAGGTACTAATATTTGACATAGAGTAATTGTTGACAATGtcattgacaatttttattttagcagcAACAGGTTCATCGATCAGTTGTCATGAGTTACCACTGTGTTCAATTGAAACATTAGCAGTCTAGTTGTCGATTGGATGTGATATAAGTCAAGCGGACATTtgcttgaaataaatattgtcaaatcaatatttaatttcatgtttttttttgataatttttcatatttttaattaatacaaacaAGTGTGATaaagttttgttttattttagtaaaatttcaagtatatatttgaataattctaGTGATTAAAATGTCAATTGAACCTTGTGAAATTGTAATTGACGAAGCAAGTCAAACTGATAATGAAGATAATACAGATTCTTTTCATTTTCCACCAAGAAGTCGTAGAGTAATAGACAATGCTTCATCAGCTATTCAACAAAGTCCAGTGTTTATTAATCAAACAAcaactagaaaaaaatcacacaaaaattatttgg is drawn from Aphidius gifuensis isolate YNYX2018 linkage group LG3, ASM1490517v1, whole genome shotgun sequence and contains these coding sequences:
- the LOC122851721 gene encoding heat shock protein 75 kDa, mitochondrial; this encodes MAAACRLRHAIIIGKSFSKSINYNTKLRYLDPRPKLTSVWSNKHVRFTSSQAAAVEDKPDPDYHSIVKNTEKPTGQSFKHEFQSETRMLLDIVAKSLYSDKEVFVRELISNASDALEKLRYLRLSKNLSIEEGGDRGLEIHIATDKQNRTLTIQDTGIGMTQDELISNLGTIARSGSKAFLEKLKENDVTQDSTKIIGQFGVGFYSAFMVADKVEVYTKSYELNAQGYHWQSDGSGNYEISQAEGVQPGTKIIMHLRTDCREFSDETIVNNIVKKYSNFVGSPIFVNGKRINIIQPLWMLDSKDITAEQHSEFYRYISNSYDAPKFILHYKADVPLSIRALLYFPDDKPGLFEQSRDTAAGVSLYSRKVLIKSKADNLLPKWLRFVKGVVDSEDIPLNLSRELLQNSALITKLRNVLTGRILKFLNERSIKQVNDYNEFYKDYGLFFKEGIVTSHEQSEKEAIAKLLRFESSANPGELVSLPEYCKRLSAEQKDIYYLAAPSRALAEQSPYYESFKKRNYEVLFCYEPYDELVLMQLGRYETRFLTSVEKEMRQDTQSTEDNAIDSINKEQIDKLLGYIKGVLAKKASEVKTTNRLESHPCVITVQDMASARHFIRTQSNQLNEETRYTLLQPRFEINPNHPIMKKLTGLIDKEPKLAELLTQQLFTSAMVGAGLVEDPRILLTSMNELLTLALEKY